Proteins encoded in a region of the Bradyrhizobium sp. CB3481 genome:
- a CDS encoding FkbM family methyltransferase, producing the protein MAQAPIQFDRASGALEGANAWERLAAVALVLGSKVASNFSHRGYNMCANLLRTTLPERDIQVKLNDDAVFEFPYGDGYWSKLLNRSYTYENELELLFEDSAEVDYTLLDCGANYGYWSVLVSSRPFGSHKAIAIEPSGQNFPKLANNARINGNRFETMKCAIGAARGTARLSGTKHEAFSIAGDQVDGEEVPVIALDNLLDDGKVVPGGKYLIKLDVEGVEIEAMKGGTRLMQGDSVLLCEEHGNDPRHTVSRYILDQSLTLIVYDPRSHRLETVTDLSILDRIKVSTHVGYNVFGTASAFWLARIEALNAKAARRVQ; encoded by the coding sequence ATGGCGCAGGCGCCCATCCAGTTTGACCGGGCATCGGGCGCACTCGAAGGTGCGAACGCGTGGGAGCGTTTGGCCGCCGTGGCGCTGGTGCTGGGCTCGAAGGTGGCGTCGAACTTCTCGCATCGCGGCTACAACATGTGCGCCAACCTGTTGCGCACGACGCTCCCCGAGCGCGACATCCAGGTCAAACTCAACGACGACGCCGTGTTCGAGTTTCCCTATGGCGACGGCTATTGGAGCAAGCTGCTTAACCGCTCCTACACTTACGAGAACGAGCTCGAGCTGCTGTTCGAGGATTCGGCCGAGGTCGATTACACGCTGCTCGATTGCGGCGCCAATTACGGCTACTGGTCGGTACTGGTGTCGAGCAGGCCGTTCGGGTCGCACAAGGCGATCGCGATCGAGCCGTCGGGACAGAATTTTCCAAAGCTCGCCAACAATGCCCGCATCAACGGCAATCGCTTCGAAACGATGAAGTGCGCGATCGGTGCCGCGCGCGGTACCGCGCGGCTCTCAGGCACCAAGCACGAGGCCTTCAGCATCGCCGGCGACCAGGTCGATGGCGAGGAGGTGCCGGTCATCGCACTGGATAACCTCTTGGACGACGGCAAGGTCGTGCCCGGCGGCAAATACCTGATCAAGCTCGACGTCGAAGGCGTCGAGATCGAGGCCATGAAGGGCGGCACCCGGCTGATGCAGGGCGACAGCGTTTTGCTGTGCGAGGAGCACGGCAACGATCCCAGGCATACCGTCTCGCGCTACATCCTCGACCAATCGCTGACGCTGATCGTCTACGATCCGCGCAGCCATCGCCTGGAAACCGTGACCGATCTGTCGATCCTCGACCGGATCAAGGTTTCAACCCATGTCGGCTACAACGTGTTCGGCACCGCAAGCGCTTTCTGGCTCGCCCGGATCGAAGCGCTCAATGCGAAAGCCGCGCGCCGCGTGCAATGA
- the nuoE gene encoding NADH-quinone oxidoreductase subunit NuoE yields MSVRRLAPKEQQPASFAFTDENLAWAKAQIAKYPPGRQASAVIAILWRAQEQHEGWVPEAAIRVVADMLDMPYIRVLEVVTFYTMFQLQPVGKKAHVQVCGTTPCRLRGAGDLIDVCQSRIHHEPFHLSKDGNFSWEEVECLGACVNAPMVQIWKDTYEDLTKETFGKVLDGFASGNPPKPGPQVDRQFSAPAGGPTTLKEST; encoded by the coding sequence ATGTCGGTACGTCGCCTCGCCCCGAAGGAACAGCAGCCCGCGAGCTTTGCGTTCACGGACGAGAATCTCGCCTGGGCCAAGGCGCAGATCGCAAAATATCCGCCGGGCCGGCAGGCCTCGGCCGTGATCGCGATCCTGTGGCGCGCGCAGGAGCAGCATGAAGGGTGGGTGCCGGAAGCCGCGATCCGCGTCGTCGCCGACATGCTCGACATGCCCTACATCCGCGTGCTGGAGGTTGTGACCTTCTACACCATGTTCCAGCTCCAGCCGGTCGGAAAGAAGGCCCATGTGCAGGTCTGCGGCACCACGCCGTGCCGCCTGCGCGGCGCCGGCGACCTGATCGACGTCTGCCAGAGCCGCATTCACCATGAGCCTTTCCATCTGTCGAAAGACGGCAATTTCAGCTGGGAAGAGGTCGAGTGCCTGGGCGCCTGCGTGAATGCGCCGATGGTGCAGATCTGGAAGGACACCTACGAGGACCTGACCAAGGAAACCTTCGGCAAGGTGCTGGACGGCTTCGCCTCGGGCAATCCGCCCAAGCCAGGACCGCAGGTTGACCGTCAGTTCTCGGCGCCCGCCGGCGGGCCGACGACGCTGAAGGAATCGACATGA
- the nuoK gene encoding NADH-quinone oxidoreductase subunit NuoK has product MTIGLGHYLAVAAILFTTGILGIFLNRKNIIVILMSIELILLAVNINLVAFSTFLGDIVGQVFALLVLTVAAAEAAIGLAVLVVYFRNRGSIAVEDVNLMKG; this is encoded by the coding sequence ATGACGATTGGTCTGGGCCACTACCTCGCGGTCGCCGCCATCCTGTTCACGACCGGGATCCTCGGCATCTTCCTGAACCGCAAGAACATCATCGTCATCCTGATGTCGATCGAGCTGATCCTGCTCGCCGTCAACATCAACCTCGTCGCGTTCTCGACTTTCCTCGGCGACATCGTGGGCCAGGTGTTCGCGCTGCTGGTGCTGACGGTCGCAGCCGCTGAGGCCGCGATCGGTCTTGCCGTGCTGGTCGTGTATTTCCGCAACCGCGGTTCGATCGCGGTTGAAGACGTCAATCTGATGAAGGGCTAA
- a CDS encoding NADH-quinone oxidoreductase subunit D — MNEQSQNLRNFTINFGPQHPAAHGVLRLVLELDGEVVERVDPHIGLLHRGTEKLIEAKTYLQAIPYFDRLDYVAPMNQEHAFCLAAEKLLGITVPRRGQLIRVLYCEIGRILSHLLNVTTQAMDVGALTPPLWGFEEREKLMQFYERASGSRMHAAYFRVGGVHQDLPQKLIDDIDAWCEPFLQVVADLDTLLTGNRIFKQRNVDIGVVSLKEAWEWGFSGVMVRGSGAAWDLRKAQPYECYAEMDFDIPIGKNGDCYDRYLIRMEEMRQSVRIMKQCIAKLNSPDGQGPVVVEDNKIAPPRRGEMKRSMEALIHHFKLYTEGVHVPAGEVYAAVEAPKGEFGVYLVSDGSNKPYKCKIRAPGFAHLQAMHHICKGHLLADVSAILGSLDIVFGEVDR, encoded by the coding sequence ATGAACGAGCAAAGCCAGAACCTCCGTAATTTTACGATCAACTTTGGGCCGCAACACCCGGCGGCACACGGCGTGCTTCGTTTGGTCCTCGAATTGGACGGCGAAGTGGTCGAGCGTGTCGATCCGCATATCGGTCTCTTGCATCGCGGCACCGAGAAGCTGATCGAAGCGAAGACCTATCTGCAGGCGATCCCGTATTTCGATCGTCTGGACTACGTCGCGCCGATGAACCAGGAGCATGCATTCTGCCTGGCGGCGGAAAAGCTGCTCGGCATCACGGTGCCGCGTCGCGGCCAATTGATTCGTGTGCTCTATTGCGAGATCGGCCGCATCCTGTCGCATCTGCTCAATGTGACGACGCAGGCGATGGACGTCGGCGCGCTCACCCCGCCGCTGTGGGGCTTCGAGGAGCGCGAAAAGCTGATGCAATTTTACGAGCGCGCCTCCGGCTCTCGTATGCATGCGGCCTATTTCCGCGTCGGCGGCGTGCACCAGGATCTGCCGCAGAAGCTGATCGACGATATCGACGCCTGGTGCGAACCGTTCCTGCAGGTCGTCGCCGATCTCGACACACTGCTGACCGGCAACCGCATCTTCAAGCAGCGCAACGTCGACATCGGCGTGGTGTCGCTGAAGGAAGCCTGGGAATGGGGCTTTTCAGGCGTGATGGTGCGCGGCTCGGGCGCCGCCTGGGATCTGCGCAAGGCGCAGCCCTATGAGTGCTACGCCGAAATGGATTTCGATATCCCGATCGGTAAGAACGGCGACTGCTACGATCGTTATTTGATCCGCATGGAAGAGATGCGCCAGTCCGTGCGCATCATGAAGCAGTGCATCGCCAAGCTGAACTCGCCTGACGGGCAGGGCCCGGTCGTGGTCGAGGACAACAAGATCGCGCCGCCCCGCCGCGGCGAGATGAAGCGGTCGATGGAAGCGCTGATCCATCACTTCAAGCTCTATACCGAAGGCGTGCACGTGCCGGCCGGCGAGGTCTACGCCGCAGTGGAAGCGCCGAAGGGCGAGTTCGGCGTCTATCTGGTTTCCGACGGCAGCAACAAGCCCTACAAGTGCAAGATCCGCGCGCCGGGATTTGCCCATCTGCAGGCGATGCATCACATCTGCAAGGGCCATCTGCTCGCCGACGTCTCGGCCATTCTCGGCTCGCTCGACATCGTGTTCGGAGAGGTCGATCGGTGA
- the nuoH gene encoding NADH-quinone oxidoreductase subunit NuoH: MAEFFASSFWTGFLWPLIIMVAQSLLLLVVLLIAIAYILLADRKIWAAVQIRRGPNVVGPWGLLQSFADLLKFVLKEPVIPSGSNKGVFLLAPLVSCVLALAAWAVIPMDAGWVIANINVGVLYIFAISSLSIYGIIMAGWSSNSKYPFLAALRSAAQMVSYEVSIGFVIITVLLCAGSLNLSAVVEAQNTRGFASLIGLPQLTILNWYVWPLFPMFVVFYVSALAETNRPPFDLVEAESELVAGFMVEYGSTPYLLFMLGEYVAITTMCAMATILFLGGWLPPVALPPFTWIPGVVWFALKLFFMFFLFAMAKAIVPRYRYDQLMRLGWKVFLPLSLAMVVIVAGVLQFAGIAPK, translated from the coding sequence ATGGCTGAATTCTTCGCAAGCTCGTTCTGGACCGGCTTTCTCTGGCCGCTGATCATCATGGTCGCGCAGAGCCTGTTGCTGCTGGTCGTGCTGCTGATCGCGATCGCCTACATTCTGCTCGCCGACCGCAAGATCTGGGCGGCGGTGCAGATCCGCCGCGGCCCCAACGTGGTCGGGCCATGGGGCCTCTTACAGTCCTTCGCGGACCTCCTGAAGTTCGTCTTGAAGGAGCCGGTCATTCCGTCCGGCTCCAACAAGGGCGTGTTCCTGCTGGCGCCGCTGGTGTCGTGCGTGCTGGCGCTGGCCGCCTGGGCCGTCATTCCGATGGATGCCGGCTGGGTGATCGCCAATATCAACGTCGGCGTGCTCTACATCTTCGCGATCTCGTCGCTGTCGATCTACGGCATCATCATGGCCGGCTGGTCGTCGAACTCGAAATACCCGTTCCTGGCGGCGCTTCGCTCCGCGGCGCAGATGGTGTCCTACGAAGTCTCGATCGGCTTCGTCATCATCACGGTCTTGTTGTGCGCCGGCTCGCTCAACCTGTCGGCCGTGGTGGAGGCACAGAACACGCGCGGTTTCGCCAGCCTGATCGGGCTGCCGCAACTCACCATCTTGAACTGGTATGTGTGGCCACTGTTCCCGATGTTCGTGGTGTTCTACGTCTCGGCGCTGGCCGAGACCAACCGTCCGCCGTTCGACCTCGTGGAAGCGGAATCCGAACTGGTCGCCGGCTTCATGGTCGAATACGGCTCGACGCCGTATCTGTTGTTCATGCTCGGCGAATACGTCGCGATCACCACGATGTGCGCGATGGCGACGATCCTGTTCCTCGGCGGCTGGCTGCCGCCGGTGGCGCTGCCGCCGTTCACCTGGATCCCGGGTGTGGTTTGGTTCGCGCTGAAACTCTTTTTCATGTTCTTCCTGTTCGCGATGGCGAAGGCGATCGTGCCGCGCTACCGCTACGATCAACTGATGCGGCTCGGCTGGAAGGTGTTTCTGCCGCTGTCGCTGGCGATGGTGGTGATTGTGGCCGGAGTGCTGCAGTTCGCCGGCATTGCGCCGAAGTGA
- the nuoG gene encoding NADH-quinone oxidoreductase subunit NuoG yields the protein MTKLIIDGKEIDVPAEYTLLQACEAAGAEIPRFCYHERLSIAGNCRMCLVEIKGGPKPVASCAWGVRDCRPGPKGEPPEISTRSPMVKKAREGVMEFLLINHPLDCPICDQGGECDLQDQAMGYGVDTSRFAENKRAVEDKYLGALVKTSMNRCIQCTRCVRFSAEVAGAPEMGATGRGEDMEITTYLEQALTSELQGNLVDICPVGALTSKPYAFAARPWELGKTQSVDVMDGLGSAIRVDTRGREVMRILPRINEAVNEEWISDKTRHIVDGLRTQRLDRPYVRLNEKLRPASWQEAFAAIAAKLRMTDGKRIGAIAGDLAAVEEMFAFKDLLGRYGSTNLAVQGGDAFDPKLGRAGYIFNPTIAGIEQADALLIIGSNPRKEAAVLNARIRKRWRTGQLKVGVIGPKADLTYDYDYLGAGTDTLNDLAGGKHSFTEVLKGAKNPIVLVGAGSLSRHDGAGVLALAAKIATSVGALKDGWNGFAVLQDTASRAGALDIGFAADKGGLNLAQMTTFGTLDVLFLVGADEVKVPEGTFVVYIGTHGDRGAHRADVILPGAAYTEKSGLFVNTEGRVQIAARAAFPPGEAREDWAIARALSDVLGKKLPYDSLQALRQALFKAVPHLMRIDQIEPGTAEQVKAVAGKDGKVDKSPLKSSVEDFYLTNPIARASAVMAECSRLAAGRMLTAAE from the coding sequence ATGACCAAACTCATCATCGACGGCAAAGAGATCGATGTGCCCGCGGAGTATACGCTACTGCAGGCGTGCGAGGCCGCGGGCGCCGAAATCCCGCGCTTCTGCTACCACGAGCGGCTGTCGATCGCCGGCAATTGCCGGATGTGCCTCGTCGAGATCAAGGGTGGCCCGAAGCCGGTCGCAAGCTGCGCCTGGGGCGTGCGCGACTGCCGGCCGGGCCCGAAGGGCGAGCCGCCGGAAATCTCCACGCGTTCGCCGATGGTCAAGAAGGCGCGCGAAGGCGTGATGGAATTCCTCTTGATCAACCATCCGCTGGACTGCCCGATCTGCGATCAGGGCGGCGAGTGCGACCTGCAGGACCAGGCGATGGGTTACGGCGTCGACACTTCGCGCTTCGCCGAAAACAAGCGCGCGGTCGAGGACAAATATCTGGGCGCGCTGGTCAAGACGTCGATGAACCGATGCATCCAATGCACGCGCTGCGTCCGCTTCTCGGCCGAAGTCGCAGGCGCCCCGGAAATGGGCGCCACCGGCCGCGGCGAGGATATGGAGATCACGACCTATCTCGAGCAGGCGCTGACCTCCGAGCTGCAGGGCAACCTCGTCGACATCTGCCCGGTCGGCGCGCTGACCTCGAAGCCATACGCATTCGCCGCCCGCCCGTGGGAGCTCGGCAAGACGCAGTCGGTCGACGTCATGGACGGTCTCGGCTCTGCGATCCGCGTCGATACGCGCGGCCGCGAGGTGATGCGCATTTTGCCGCGCATCAACGAGGCCGTGAACGAGGAATGGATTTCCGACAAGACCCGCCACATCGTTGACGGCCTGCGCACGCAGCGGCTCGATCGGCCCTATGTCCGGCTGAACGAGAAGCTTCGCCCTGCCTCGTGGCAGGAGGCTTTTGCGGCCATCGCCGCCAAGCTCCGGATGACCGACGGCAAGCGGATCGGGGCCATCGCCGGCGATCTCGCCGCGGTCGAGGAGATGTTCGCGTTCAAGGATCTGCTTGGCCGATACGGCTCGACCAATCTGGCGGTGCAGGGCGGCGACGCCTTCGACCCAAAACTCGGCCGCGCCGGCTATATCTTCAACCCGACCATCGCCGGGATCGAGCAGGCCGACGCGCTGCTGATTATCGGCTCTAACCCGCGCAAGGAAGCTGCCGTTCTCAACGCGCGCATCCGCAAGCGTTGGCGCACCGGCCAGCTCAAGGTCGGCGTGATCGGCCCGAAGGCCGATCTCACCTATGATTACGACTATCTCGGCGCGGGTACCGATACGCTGAACGATCTCGCGGGCGGCAAGCATTCCTTCACCGAGGTGCTGAAGGGCGCCAAGAACCCGATCGTGCTGGTCGGCGCCGGATCGTTGTCGCGGCACGATGGCGCGGGGGTGCTGGCGCTGGCGGCGAAGATTGCGACGAGTGTCGGCGCGCTCAAGGACGGCTGGAACGGCTTTGCCGTGCTGCAGGATACGGCCTCGCGCGCGGGCGCGCTCGATATCGGCTTTGCCGCCGACAAGGGCGGGCTCAACCTGGCGCAGATGACGACCTTCGGCACGCTCGACGTGCTGTTTTTGGTCGGCGCAGACGAGGTGAAGGTGCCGGAGGGCACGTTTGTGGTTTATATCGGCACGCATGGCGACCGCGGCGCGCACCGCGCCGACGTCATCCTGCCGGGCGCGGCCTACACCGAAAAATCCGGCCTCTTCGTCAACACCGAGGGCAGGGTGCAGATCGCCGCCCGCGCGGCGTTTCCACCCGGCGAGGCGCGCGAGGACTGGGCGATCGCCCGTGCGCTGTCGGATGTGCTCGGCAAGAAGCTGCCTTACGATTCGCTGCAGGCGTTACGCCAGGCGCTGTTCAAGGCGGTGCCGCATCTGATGCGGATCGACCAGATCGAGCCGGGCACGGCCGAGCAGGTCAAGGCGGTGGCGGGCAAGGACGGCAAGGTCGACAAGAGCCCGCTGAAATCGTCCGTTGAGGATTTCTACCTGACCAACCCGATCGCACGGGCATCAGCGGTGATGGCGGAATGTTCCCGGCTGGCGGCCGGGCGAATGCTGACGGCAGCGGAGTGA
- a CDS encoding NADH-quinone oxidoreductase subunit J — MILPALFFYLFAGVCVASAVMVIVSRNPVHSVLYLILAFVNASGLFVLMGAEFLGMMLIVVYVGAVAVLFLFVIMMLDVDFTELREGFIEYLPIGLVIGGIFLAELLLVAGGWVMNPATTKQITAAIPANVSNTEALGLVLYTKYIHYFQIAGLVLLVAMIGAIVLTLRHKAKVKRQDINVQNARTPEIAMAIRKVASGQGLQDSDAAEWVK; from the coding sequence ATGATCCTTCCCGCGCTGTTTTTCTATCTGTTCGCCGGCGTCTGCGTGGCCTCGGCGGTGATGGTGATTGTCTCGCGCAATCCTGTGCACTCCGTGCTGTATCTGATCCTGGCCTTCGTCAACGCCTCCGGCCTGTTCGTGCTGATGGGCGCCGAATTCCTCGGCATGATGCTGATCGTGGTCTATGTCGGCGCGGTCGCCGTGCTGTTCCTGTTCGTGATCATGATGCTCGACGTTGACTTCACCGAGCTGCGCGAGGGCTTCATCGAATATCTGCCGATCGGCCTTGTGATCGGCGGCATATTCCTCGCCGAGCTGCTGCTGGTCGCTGGCGGCTGGGTCATGAATCCGGCGACCACCAAGCAGATTACGGCGGCGATCCCGGCCAATGTCAGCAACACCGAGGCGCTCGGCCTCGTGCTCTATACGAAGTACATCCATTACTTCCAGATCGCAGGGCTCGTGCTGCTGGTCGCCATGATCGGCGCCATCGTGCTGACGCTGCGCCACAAGGCCAAGGTCAAGCGGCAGGACATCAACGTGCAGAACGCGCGCACACCAGAAATCGCGATGGCCATCCGCAAGGTGGCATCGGGGCAGGGGCTGCAGGATTCCGACGCGGCGGAGTGGGTGAAATGA
- the nuoF gene encoding NADH-quinone oxidoreductase subunit NuoF, whose product MLDDKDRIFKNLYGLHDWGLEGARRRGAWDGTKAIIDKGRDWIINEMKASGLRGRGGAGFPTGLKWSFMPKESTDGRPSYLVVNADESEPGTCKDREIMRHDPHLLVEGCLLASFAMGAHACYIYVRGEFIRERERLQAAIDQAYDAKLVGKDNVNGWPFDIYVAHGAGAYICGEETALLESLEGKKGQPRLKPPFPANVGLYGCPTTVNNVESIAVAPDILRRGAAWFAAIGRPNNVGTKLFCVSGHVERPCNVEEAMGLTFRELIERHCGGIRGGWDNLKAVIPGGSSVRMVPAEQIIDTPMDFDSLSKLRSGLGTAAVIVMDKSTDLIRAIARISYFYKHESCGQCTPCREGTGWMWRVLSRMAEGRAHKREIDMLLEVTKQVEGHTICALGDAAAWPIQGLIAHFRHEIEARIDQYSHKADVDDIGVRDPVNMVAAE is encoded by the coding sequence ATGCTCGACGACAAGGATCGCATCTTCAAGAACCTCTACGGCCTCCATGATTGGGGGCTCGAGGGCGCGCGCCGCCGCGGCGCGTGGGACGGCACGAAAGCGATCATCGACAAGGGCCGCGACTGGATCATCAACGAGATGAAGGCCTCCGGCCTGCGCGGCCGCGGCGGGGCAGGCTTTCCGACCGGCCTGAAATGGTCGTTCATGCCGAAGGAATCCACCGACGGCAGGCCGAGCTACCTCGTCGTCAACGCCGACGAGTCCGAGCCCGGCACCTGTAAGGACCGCGAGATCATGCGGCACGATCCGCACCTGCTCGTGGAGGGCTGCCTGCTCGCCAGCTTCGCGATGGGCGCGCATGCCTGCTACATCTATGTCCGCGGCGAGTTCATCCGCGAGCGCGAGCGCCTGCAGGCCGCGATCGACCAGGCCTATGATGCGAAACTGGTCGGCAAGGACAACGTCAATGGCTGGCCGTTCGACATCTACGTCGCGCATGGCGCCGGGGCCTATATTTGCGGCGAGGAAACCGCGCTGCTGGAAAGCCTCGAAGGCAAGAAGGGCCAGCCGCGGCTGAAGCCGCCATTCCCGGCCAATGTCGGCCTCTATGGCTGCCCGACCACCGTCAACAACGTCGAGTCCATTGCGGTCGCACCCGACATCCTGCGCCGCGGCGCGGCATGGTTCGCCGCGATCGGCCGGCCCAACAATGTCGGCACAAAGCTGTTCTGCGTGTCCGGCCATGTCGAGCGGCCCTGCAACGTCGAAGAGGCGATGGGCCTGACGTTCCGCGAACTGATCGAGCGTCACTGCGGCGGCATCCGCGGCGGCTGGGACAATCTGAAGGCCGTGATCCCCGGCGGTTCGTCGGTGCGCATGGTGCCGGCCGAGCAGATCATCGACACGCCGATGGATTTTGACTCTTTGAGCAAGCTGCGCTCCGGCCTCGGCACCGCCGCCGTGATCGTGATGGACAAGTCGACCGACCTGATCCGGGCGATCGCGCGCATCTCCTATTTCTATAAGCATGAGAGCTGCGGCCAGTGCACGCCGTGCCGCGAAGGCACCGGGTGGATGTGGCGCGTGCTGTCGCGCATGGCCGAGGGCCGCGCCCACAAGCGCGAGATCGACATGCTGCTGGAGGTGACCAAGCAGGTCGAGGGACACACCATCTGTGCGCTCGGCGACGCTGCGGCGTGGCCGATCCAGGGCCTGATCGCGCATTTCCGTCACGAGATCGAGGCGCGCATCGACCAGTATTCGCACAAGGCCGACGTCGACGATATCGGCGTACGCGATCCCGTGAACATGGTCGCGGCGGAGTAA
- a CDS encoding NADH-quinone oxidoreductase subunit C, with translation MDDGKLEALGQTIVSALGGAATAHAVAFKQLTITVDAAKIVEVMKHLRDDPALRFVNIIDVTAVDYPAREKRFDVVYHLLSPTLNERIRVRAEADETTQVPSIIDVFPGADWFERETYDLYGVIFTGHPDMRRLLTDYGFDGHPLRKDFPLTGFVEVRYDDQEKRVLYEPVRLNQEFRKFDFLSPWEGADYPLPGDEKAEPKA, from the coding sequence ATGGACGACGGCAAGCTCGAGGCCCTTGGGCAGACGATTGTTAGCGCGCTTGGCGGTGCGGCCACGGCCCATGCGGTCGCGTTCAAACAGCTCACCATTACGGTCGATGCGGCGAAAATCGTCGAAGTGATGAAGCACCTGCGCGACGATCCCGCGCTGCGCTTCGTCAACATCATCGATGTCACCGCGGTGGACTATCCGGCCCGCGAGAAGCGTTTCGACGTGGTCTATCATCTGTTGTCGCCGACCCTGAACGAGCGCATCCGCGTCCGCGCCGAGGCCGACGAGACCACGCAGGTGCCCTCGATCATCGACGTGTTTCCCGGCGCCGACTGGTTCGAGCGCGAGACCTACGATCTCTACGGCGTGATCTTCACGGGCCATCCCGACATGCGCCGGCTCTTGACCGATTACGGCTTCGACGGCCATCCGCTGCGCAAGGACTTTCCGCTCACCGGCTTCGTCGAAGTCCGCTACGACGACCAGGAGAAGCGGGTGCTCTACGAGCCCGTCCGCCTCAACCAGGAATTCCGCAAATTCGATTTCCTCTCGCCTTGGGAAGGCGCGGACTATCCGCTTCCCGGCGATGAGAAGGCTGAGCCGAAGGCCTGA
- the nuoI gene encoding NADH-quinone oxidoreductase subunit NuoI, which yields MSVNVNATARALLLSEFVSAFFLAMRYFFKPKPTINYPFEKNPISPRFRGEHALRRYPNGEERCIACKLCEAICPAQAITIEAGPRRNDGTRRTVRYDIDMVKCIYCGLCQEACPVDAIVEGPNFEFATETREELYYDKAKLLANGDRWEREIAKAIELDAPYR from the coding sequence ATGAGTGTCAACGTCAACGCAACCGCCCGGGCGCTTCTGCTATCCGAATTCGTATCGGCGTTCTTTCTCGCCATGCGTTACTTCTTCAAGCCGAAGCCGACCATCAACTATCCGTTCGAGAAGAACCCGATCTCGCCGCGCTTCCGCGGCGAGCACGCGCTGCGCCGCTATCCCAACGGCGAGGAACGCTGCATCGCCTGCAAGCTGTGCGAGGCGATCTGCCCGGCGCAGGCGATCACGATCGAGGCCGGCCCGCGCCGCAACGACGGCACCCGCCGCACCGTGCGCTACGACATCGACATGGTGAAATGCATCTATTGCGGCCTGTGCCAGGAAGCCTGCCCAGTCGATGCCATCGTCGAAGGCCCGAATTTCGAATTCGCGACCGAGACCCGCGAGGAGCTCTACTATGACAAGGCCAAGCTGCTCGCCAATGGCGACCGCTGGGAGCGCGAGATTGCGAAAGCAATCGAGCTCGACGCGCCGTACCGGTGA